The nucleotide window TTTTTTCGTTTTTAGATTTTCCTTCTTTCCTGAACGAATCAATAATATGGTAGAGATCACGGTTATTATTTCGAGATGGTTCAGCATATATTGACGAAGTTTCAGGCTTTTAATTTCTTCCATATTGATCTGATCGATCATGAGTTTATTTACTTTCAGCTGTTGGTCAATTCGTTCAATCATCACTTTTTCGTTGACGGATTGATCTTCTCTTCCAATGAAATAGCGGTAGAAATCGACATTTACATAATAGATGCGCTCCACTTTTTCCAGCGGTTGAAACACAAATAGATTATCCACATAAAACGTATGCTCTGGAAGTTTCAATTTGCATTCTTTCAATAGACTCGTGCGATAAATAATCGAATGCATCAAAATATACTGACCTTTGCGAAAGGGTTTAATATCATCCCATGAGAAAATGCATCCTTCAGGAAAGTTTTTTCCGTACTCCATCACCTTTTTGTACTTTTTCCCTGTTTTCTCATAGACAAAATTACTTACAACCATGTCGACTGTTTTATCTTCCGCTACCAACGTTTTTAGTGTTGCAAGTATTTCTTTGAAGGCACTCGGATCAATCCAATCATCACTGTCAACAACCTTTAAGAATAATCCAGTAGCAAAACTAATACCTGTATTGACCGCTCCACCGTGGCCTAAATTTTCTTGGTGTACGACTCTTACAATGGATGGATACTTCGCCTCATACTGATCTGCAATCCTTTGGGTACTATCGCTAGATCCATCGTTAACAATAATGACCTCAAGTTCTTCATCGTCAATTAGCAAGCTATCTATACACCGATCCATGTAATCCTGCGAGTTAAAACACGGTATTACGAAAGATAATAGTTTCATAACAAACCTCTTCTTAGTATCTTGTATTTATCCTATTGTTATCTTGTTTTTCTTCTCTTTAAATATGATTTTCAATATCGGGAAATATACCCAGAATGAAATGGCGGCATTAATAATCATGGTGATCAGATCCGCCGTTGTCTCACCAGATCTTCCAAATCGTTCGATAAAGAAGCTGTAGATCGGTTCCTTATACCACCCCTGAAGGGCTCCTGCACAAATGGTAATCAAAATATAAGCTACAAGATACCAGAACGCCGCTTTATAAATGTTCCCTTTGGATCGGAAGGTGATATTTCGTTGTGCAAAGAAATTAATGATCTGAGCAATAGCCAAGGTTAATTGGACAGCAATGAAGTAAGCTAGACCTCCACCTCCACCCGATGCAATTGAACCCGCTGGATAATTGAAAATATAGTAAACTGACCCGTCAAAATTATGACCTAGCGGAAAAAGTTGAAAAGTATAGGCTTCCATACTGCTTCCGCTAAACATGGCCTTTAACACAGGCATAAGGACCATCTGAAAAACGGTGATGCCATTACTCAAGATTAGAAACATTAAAAATTCTGCTAACTTGGGATGCCTATCTCTATAATTGTTCCAGCGCAACCTGATTGCTTGCATACCGATCACTTCCTTCTAATTTCACGTTAAAGCTTAATTGGATAGGTTCAGTCTGATTGGAGGTGATGGTCAATATTCCTTCGCCAGCTGTTCCGTGTGTCTTGATATACGTACCACACATACCACCCTCTGCGACGACACAGTCTGGTCCTACGATTTCTATCGCACCTTCCGCTTTTAGAAATAAAGGTAAATGAGAGTAGGTTGCATTATTGTTATTGGCATCTACTACTCGAATACGAACTGACGCCATATCATACGTGTCAGCTTCGACTAATTCCGCAGCACTAACGGTGGTTTCCACATGAATACTCGCGTTAGATGATTTCACAACCTCTGCGACAACCTTTCCTTTTTTCACAGCTTCAAAACGATAGACAGGCGCTGAAGCTCCCCAATTCTCGATGTACTTGAAAAACAAACGATAGAAGGTGATCGGCGATACAAGGTGACGACACATGACCCACACTGCTTTAAAAATATATTTTACAGGTAATGCAGTTCCAAAGCGCTGGATAGCTAATAGGCTCTCTTTGATGGCATCTGCTTTCTTACGGGAATACTTCTCTCCTTCTTCAATTACGTTTCCTACGGTGTCATAGAATTCGATCGGTGGATGTGGTAAATAACGATACTTTTGGTTAACCGGTTCAAACTCCCGGATCATGATCTCATTCTTATACAGCCGGACTTGGTCCGCATTCGTGAAGATGTAGTTTTCACCAACAGCGCCACCAGGGTAATCTCCGATATGCATATCTGAACCCACTTCCAGAACAGGAGCATCTTCTGAGAAACTGGCGTAGACTCTGGCAGCAAGCTTCGGGTTACGAAACATGTCCATCACGCCGTGATAACAAATGCGATCCCCAGATCCAAAATCACCATGGGTTTGATAATCAAACATACACCAGCCGAAAGAGCCTGCAATGTCTTCTCTTTTATATACTTCATTCAAGACATTGGCGTAACGCATAGCATGAGAAAGACGGCGAGAAGGCTCATCTGTTGCTTTTGTTGGAAACATATGACCATTAAATTCGGAGATCAAATACGCTTTGTTTTTACTTGGTGAAATCAACCACCTTGGTAATAGTGCACCGTTCTTTCCAGTATGAGAAAAATCATTAAACCCATAGACATCTTCTAATAGATTACTTCTCCACAGGAAGCGAACTCCACTGGTCTGTCTGCTGTGATCCAAACGGCGAGCGATTTCATTGGTCTTTGTATATAGAACGTCATCATCTTGCGACTCATTCAATCGAACCCCCCACAGAATAATGGACGGGTGATTACGATACTGCAAAATCATTTCTTCCACATTTTCACAAACGATTTGTTTCCATTCTTCATCGTCTTTGATATGTTGCCAACCTGGTGTTTCGGTAAACACGAGCAAGCCTAAACGATCACATGCATCTAGAAAATACTTGGACTGAGGGTAGTGCGAGGTGCGAACTGCATTAACATGTAGTTCTTCCTTTAATATTCGTGCATCCTCCACCTGCATTGACGCAGGCATGGCATAACCTACATACGGATAACTCTGGTGGCGATTCAGCCCGCGAATCTTATATTTTTCACCATTCAAATAAAATCCATCATAGCGAAAATCAATTTGGCGGAATCCGAAAAATACATTATATTCGTCGATTATTTCTCCATTATGCTTTTTAAGTGTTGCTATCAACGAGTAAAGATAAGGAGTCTCCGGGCTCCACACGTTGCTATCAGGAACATTAATTTTGCATTCTTTAAGTTCTGACCCTGTTACATTCAGGGTTGTATGGGCAACTATCGTTTGCTGTTGATCTAACAAGCTTAATTCCACAACGTGTGTTGAATCAGGATGACTAATGGTAACGTCGATCAGTGCTTGGTTTTTCTCCGGTGTTCGAACAAAAACATCTTCTACATAGCTTTCATTAGCAACTAACAACCATGCTTCACGATAGAGTCCACCGTAAGTCATGTAATCAATGACATGACCAAATGGCGGTACATTTGCATCTTCTCGTGTATTCAGACGAACGACAATTCTGTTCTCGGCTCCGTACACCAGTTTATCCGTTACTTCTACTCGAAAAGCAGTGTATCCGCCATTGTGAGTTGTTAGCTGCTCGCCATTGACAAATACTTCTGCTACGTGAGCGGCCCCATCAAACTGAAGAAACAAACGCTGACCTTTCAGTGAATCCGGAACCATCAGATGACGTCTATAACCACAGATCATCTGACAAGCGCTCTCTTCCATGTAGTGTACAGGGACTTCTTTACAAGTATGGGGCAGCCTTACGGCTGTCCCCTCACATGTAAAGTTGAAAAATTCATCAGTAATATTCTCTACAAAACTCCATCCATCACAGATACTAATTTTTCTCATTTATGTTTCTCCGCTTTCATTTTGAAGTATGAACCGTATGGTTTAACCCTTCGGACTTGGATTGTTTCATAAAACAAGAGATCAGTGCTGCAATGGTTCCAATCGCAAAGGCAATACCAAAGACCAGAACAGCTTGAGGATTCCCTCCAATAAAGTTAACTCCGTTCACAACATCTGATAATGTCGGGAACCCTAAATAGAAATGCATGGATAATGCCACTCCAAAAGAAACGGCTGGTAGAATAGGGGCAAAGAAATAGTTTTTAAGCAAAACCAGCAATTCTCCTAATACGCCAGCAATAATTAAACCAAAGGTGATGAAGGAAAAGGTGCGATCACCATGATTAACAATGAGAAACACAATGTTAGCTACCAGCATCAAACTTGCAGCCATAAATCCGATCCAAAAACCCAGTGTTCTGTCTTTAAATAAGACCATTTAGGTTAAACCCCCTTTATCCTTCTTGCATAGCCAGTTCTAATGAACAGGATTAAACTCAACAGCGTTAATGCACCAAGTGCATAATTTGTAACTTTCAAAAATGTTTGCCACCATGGTACAAAATCTTCTACTTCGGTTTCGGCGGATAGACCATTAATCAAAGTAGAATTAGCTAAGGAATAATAGAAGCCTTTATTCGCTCTTCTTAACTCCTGCAATACGTAACCATCCTTGTTACTTGCAAGGTATTTGTGAATTTCACTGGCACGGGCAGTATCCGCATTAAACGTATCTGTTCCAGCAACAAGTGATTCCACAGTTGGGATATTCGGGTTACCCTTAACTGAATCTGTAATCGTAACCCCTTTGAAGCCCCATTCATTTCTAAGCACTTGTGTCAGTGTTGCATGATCTGCATAGGCCAATCGTGCACCAATTCGCGAAAATGACATCATCGTACCAAGCGCTTCTCCTTTGGTGAAGGCACCCTCAAATGCTTTCAAAGGACCTTGACGATAGGATTGTTCAGTTGCAAATGTAGCTAACTCGCTTCTATTCGTCTCTTGATCATTGGCAACAAAGTGTTTAATGGCAGCGGTTAACCCCTTCGCTTGCATTGCTTCTGTCTGAACTGCACCCATGATATAGCTCAGAATGCTATCTTCAGAATAATATTCAAAGTTACGTCCACTAAACGGAGTCCGGTGTAGATTGGCTCCTGGTGACCACAGCTGTGTCGTTCCACTGAACAAGGCATCCTCTGCGATAAAATCACCACGTTCTGCTATGAGCTGTTGGTTCCATGTTGATGCTGCTACAATTTGACTAACATGTGCCGTAGACGGTTGACCATTATTAAATAAATAATTGGATTGGGCGCCTGAAGGTCCATCTGTATTTTTGTTGGCAGGTTTATTAATGGACTTCACAGCTGGTTGTCCAAAATTCTCCCCGATCGTCGCACTCAGCTCAGCAACCGTTAATTGACTCAAAAACGTATTCCATTTCTCATCGTCATCAAACGGAACGTCCTTCATATCAACCAGTTTCAGCCCTGCATCTACACCTTGGGCAAAGCTATCATATGCTGGGGCATCACTAGGCTTTTGATATTTTTCGTTATACAATACTTCTTTTAATTTATCGGTAGCCTCAACATCGGTGTATGCTTTAGGGTACGTGTCCCAGTCATTACGTGTTAAATACGTAACTGCATTTTCAGCGAAGTAATTATAATCAATATCTTCATATTGATTGGAAACCACTTCATCTGTTTGTTGAGATTTTGCGTAGGTCACGTTGTCCAAAGTTTCTAACGGTACAGAGACTGCTTTATTTGCATCTCCATCTACCACTGAACCATCAGCCAATAACAGCTTGCCTGCTACTGCTGCACCTTGCTTATTCGCCATCACATTATTGAGAGCGTCATGACTATCATTACCAATTGCAAAATAGTAGTCCCCTGGATCAAAGACATAGCTCCCCTTCTTGCTGGGATCAGCCCCATTTTCAGCGTTCTCGTCATAGGTTGCAAATAAATAGTCATCAATGGTAACAGTGACATCTTCAGATTCACCTACAGCCAGTTCACTCGTTTTCCCGAATCCAACTAACTGAATTGCCGACTTCTCTGCTTGCCCTTCTTCATATGGAAGTTGAGCATAGACCTGTACGACTGATTTGGACTTTCCTGTATATGCTGATTCCTGAGGATAGCCCTCATTCGTCACCTTAACCTGAGCCGTTACTGTTTTGGCATTTCTGTCCCATTCAACCGAAGTTAACTGCTGAGTGAAATTAGCATAGCTCGTTCCATAACCAAATGGATATACCATTTCGTCAGCATAGCTCCAGCGTTCTTGATTAACAAAAGCACCTGCGCTGCTGTCCGCATTATTCAGACCCAAGACAGCATCGTGATATCTTGTTTCGTAGTACTTGTATCCTTGATAGATTCCCTCTGCCTGGATGATATAATGACCATTATCATTTGAATATTGAAAATCGCCTGCATTTCTTACCGCTGGTGCAGACAAGGAATCTGCTGCAAAGGTATCCACGAGTCTACCTGAAGGATCAGCCGCACCTACTAATACATTAGCTACACCTGTAAAACCTTTAAGACCCGGATTTCCGATCCACAGGGCAGCGTCGACTCCGTATTCCTGTTCTTCAAGCCAACCTAGTTCCATCGCATATGCACTATTGATGAGAACAACAATCTTCGAAAATTTTCCGCTATCTTTGATCATTTTCAATAGATCTTTTTCTGTGTTATGAAGTGCCAAGTAAGACATACCGTCTCTGTCGGTTGTCGCTAAGTCTTTACCTTCCCCACCATCACGGGACAACATGACAATAGCCACATCATTGAAATTATCTTGGTATGTTGCTTGCAAGTCACTGGTATAGAAGTTTTTGTCGACTTCACCAATGAACCAATCCGGAGATGCTTTTGCTCTAGCCACATCACTGTTCTTGTAAGCATCCAACAACTTGTCATTAATGGTGAATCCAGCTTCCTTCAAAGCGTTGTATAAATTAACCTGACGTTTCTCATCCATACCGGGTCCACCAGAGTTCCCGCTAAATACCGGATCTGCCGTCGCCCGACCAAACAAGGTAACACTACGTTCTTCAGCACGTAACGGCAGAGAGGATTGGTTATTTTTTAAGAGAACCGTTCCTTCTTCCATCGTTTGCACGTCATGTTTATCTGAATCAACTAACATCTCTGCTAGACCCTGATCAGATAACTCATATTTGCTTTTATAATACATGGAGCTCTCATCAGCTTGGATCACAGGCGGAGTGATTTTAAGAAAAACATTCACTTGACCACTCCAACTCATTAGCAACTCCGTCATGAATAAACTAAAGGCTAAAAGGAATGCTGAAAGCGCGGTCAATCCGCGCCATAATTTTTTTTTGCTTTTCAATGCAGCTACCTCCTACAGAGTCCATTTATTTAACTTAATGTGTTGCTTCTTCGCTCTCTTTAAGTACCGTATAATCGAAGCTTGCTCTTGCAGGGTCAACAATGATAGAAGTTGCCGGGAATGATACAGATTCAAGGTATTGCTCTGCTGTTAAGGCTGCTCCTTCTCCACCAGCTGCTTGCCCCATTTCATCCGTCCATGCGAGTGTATTCAAATAGCCAATTGGGTTTGCACCTGCCGAGTATGAACTATTCACCATCACGGATGTGGGTTGGGATAATTCAAGTGTACGTAGCCCATCTTCGTCTTTTACAGTTACTGTCCCATAATATTTAGTGATGTCCGCTCCTCTAGGTACAACATCGTATTCGCCGCTATCTTCAAATAGTAGAGCTCCCGAAAAAGAAGTACCTGTGGATGTTAAGATGTACGTATTATCTGCAAATGTCTCAATGGATTGAACGCCGAAAGTGGCTCTTTTGAACGTATGTTCTGGGTAAGCACTTGTGAATGCAACATTAGTCGTAGACGCATAATACCCTGTAGGGTTATTGGATGCACCCGACTTTTCTCCATCTGTTCCACTTCCGCAAGCTGTTAATGCAACCAACATCATAACCATACAAATTGCTGTGAAGGCTGTTTTTGCTGTTCTTTTCCCCATGTTGCTATCCCCTTTTAATCAAGTATTTGTATACGCTTTCTCAAGCGCATATTTATTGTATGGGGTAACGCCGGTTGTTTGTGGTATTTGGCATAAACTCAAAGAATTAACGAAAATTCACGATTGGGTTTTTAGTTTGTGAGGTTTTTTTTTAGTTTGCGCTGAGTTTTAGGTTGTATTATTGACAAAGAGATGCTTGCTTTCTATAGTGAACATACATTAGAGATAAAACTGAGGGGTGAATGATGATTATCAAAATCGCTATTGTAGAGGATGATATCAATCAAGCGCGTTTGTTAGAAAGTCATCTGACGAACTATAGTGCTGAAAAAGGACTTTCCTTCAATATTGTGCATTTCTCTCAAGCTGTTGCACTATTAGAGAATTACGAGTCCAATTTTGATATCATCTTTATGGATATTCAATTACCGTATATGAACGGAATGGATGCTGCGCGTAGTATCAGATTACTTGATAAAAAAGTAATTCTTATCTTCATCACCAATCTTACCCAATATGCTATTCAAGGATATGAAGTGGAAGCGCTTGATTATATGTTAAAGCCGGTGGAGTACTTTGATTTTGCCTTGAAAATGTCACGGGCCATGCAAAGGCTTAACGATAATCCCAAAGATGAAATACTTATCCCTTCGGACAAAGGAATGCTCAAAGTTTCTCCCAAAAGCATCCGCTATGTTGAAACGGAAGGGCATCATGTCATTTATCACTCGGTAGAAAATAGCTTCCGGCAGTATGCCACGATCTCATCCATCGAAAAAAAAATGCACGGGTATGATTTCTTCAGATGCAATAATTGTTACTTGGTCAATCTGGCGTATGTGCAAAGAGTACATGGATACACTGTTACATTAGATGGAGGCGTTGAGCTGCGGATCAGTCAGCCCAGAAAAAAAGCCTTTGTTAATAAACTAATGGAATATGTGAGAGAAAAAGATGAATAGTATGATTTCTGATTTTTTGGTTGTCTACTCCAAACAGATTATCATTCGATCGGCTAGTTTGATTGAATTTGTGTTTTGTATTTTTATTTTGACGCTGCCTTATCAAAAATCAAAAGGGTTTTGGTTAAAACTATGTATCATGGCTAACTTGGCGATTCCACTTCTATTGTTGGTATCTTATATGAATTATCATTATCCCTATCTATTTCCTGGAGTCATAAGTACTGTTGTCTATCTTTTCGTTTTGAGTGCTTTATGCTTACTATTTAAGGAAAACTTTTCAGAACTATTGTTTTGTCTCTGTGGCGGAATTGCGATCCAGATGATTGTAGGTCGGTTCTATGAAATATTCATTATTGTATTCAAACAAAATCCGTATGAAACACTTTCCCCCTTCAAGGAAATGGTTCCGTTACGGGATTGGTTAGTGTACTCCTTGACACATTGTATTTTTAGTATTTCACTCGCTTTACTTTTTCGTCGAAACAAAGTCTATGAACACGATAGAAGTAACAAGGTTTTAATTGTTATTTTTTCATTGATCTTTATTTTCGTCACTGTAATCATTAACTCGTTAAGTCGCTCCTTCGAGGGTGAAAATAGTATCTTGGATTTCATCATTCGAATTTTTTCAATTCTGTATGCTTTACTTACGTTATTATTTCGCACAAGAATATTAGAAACCAGCAAACTAAAACAGGATTTATTAATCATGGATGAACTACTCTATGTGGAGAAAAAACAGTTTGATAATATGCGAAGTGAAATAGAACTGATTAATATGAAATGTCACGATCTCCGTCAACAATTGTCAAATATCAGTTATAAACTGACACATCAAGAACTCGAGTCATTGAATGCTGCTATTGAAGTCTATGATACATCGTTGAAAACCGGTAGTGATATCCTCGACGTAATTCTCTATAAAAAGCAGCTTTATTGTGAAAAAAATCAGATTCGAATGAGTTGCATGGCTGATGGCCGATGTTTATCATTTATTTCACCCACTCATCTATACTCCCTCTTAAGCAATGGAATAGAAAATGCACTGGAGGCTGTCCAATCCGTAACCCATGATAAGAAGCGAACGATCTCTATTGCAATCGGAAATGAAAGCGGTATCATATCTATTCATATCACTAACTACTTTAATAGTGACCTGATTATTAGAGATGATGTGATACAAACGAATAAGAAAAACACAGATCGTCATGGCTTTGGTATTAAGAGCATGCGTCATATTACGGAACAATACAACGGAACTTTAACGTTTCACACGGACGAAGATATTTTTTATCTTCATATTTATTTCCCTAGATACTAAACAGCAAAAAAACGATCAAGGTACCGAAAGTACTTTGATCGTTTGGCATGAAAACCTGACTAAAAACCTCGGCTAATACACCACCCAATTCGAATAAGAGTTATTCCAAGTAGTTCATCTTATTTGATTTTGATCCCCAGTTCATCATTCTTGGCTTCCTGTAAATCATCATAGACCTTATCTGGTTTGCCACGAAGTTTTAATATCATCGACTTCGGATTGTCCAACAGATTGCTGCTGAAAGAATACATCATTCCATCTCCTGTTGCGCCCCCGCTTACCATGGATAAATTGGTCTGTTTCCCGTTTTTAGTGGTTGTTACAATCTCGAGAGGCTGAACGACCTCACTGATCAACAACTTTGTTTTGTAATCGATCTCTTGCTCCGGCTCAAAAACAAATCTAACCCGAGTCACAAGCGGTGATAATTCCACTTCTGACAACATAACTTCATAACCCCCAACGGTAAAAGTACGATTAACGTTCAAGATTTCCGTTTTGGGGATAGAGAATTTGGGATCCAGTGCAAAAGAAAGATTCATTTTTTTGGAAAATTGATATTTCCGTTCCTTCTCTCCGTTTTCCGAATATTCCACCACATCCGGAACAACGGAAGAAAGCTGGAACTGAAGATTCACTTGCTCAGGCAACGGTTTGTTTCGATTTCGTTCAATTGTATTCCGACCATAGATAGTATGTTTATCATTTGAGAAATGTACCCCTCCTATATTTCCGTTATCAAGGACATAACCTGTTCTTGCATCCGTCATCTTGGTATTGACGATCGAATATATCTCTTGTGAAGCATCCGTTCTGGCGGTATACAATACGGTTATCCTGTTCTCATCTGCCATAACTGCATTCACGGTAAACTGATATATGCCCGATGTAACCGTCTGATCCACGAGTTGCACATAACCATTATTGAGCGTTGAAGTAATCGTAGCACGTTCCATATCCGAAGTTAGCCGGCCACGGAAGGGCTCTAGTACTCCCCAATGGGTTACAGGCTCAGTATATGTTGCCGTTTGTTGCCCATAGTTTCCAAGCGGGCCTATAAGAAACCAACCTGCAGCCAAGACCGTAACCAGCACTGCCGTGATCCATTTGATACGAACGGTCCTACCTGAGCGTTTTGTTCTGGCCTTTGCGAGACCACGTTGAATTGCCGCAGTCGTGTCCGCCGGATTCCAGTGCTGTTTCTCTCTTTTCACCTGATATGCATCTGCAAGAAGTGCTTTTTCCTCCGGGTTAGTGGTCATGCCAATCCCTCCTGTTCTTCATCAACTTGCGCAACTGCTGGAGCCCCTTATGCTGCCAGGTCTTGATCGTACCTTCCGGTTTGCCGAGGATGGAGGCAATATCCGTCAGTGTCATGTCGTTATAATATTTCAGCAATAATACATGGCGATATTTCGGTTTCACCTTTTGCAAAAGAGATTCCATAGCGATTCGATTATCATCAACGCTAATCATCCAAGACGCCGGAATGCTGTCCTCTATATCCTCCTTCGCCAGAGGTGTCGCCCGCTTGCGGCGCCTCTGTTCATCGATGCAGACATAGATCAGAATCCGAATGATCCAAGATTTGAACGCCTTCTCATTGTTCAGCGTACGCCGTTTGATCCAAGCCCGGCACGTCATCTCCTGTACCGCTTCCAGCGCATCTTGCCGATTACGCAGGTAACTGTAGGCGATGGAAATGAGCGTATCTTGATGTTCCATAATGGATTGCACAAATGCCGTCTCGTCTTCGGTCTGTACATATATCCTCTGGTTCATCTCTGCTTTTGTTTCCACCCCGCATCCCTCCTTCTCTCTTTCTGTGGTATAAGACGGGTGAGTGAAGCAAACGGTTTTTAATATATGTTCATCAAAAAAAGCTCCGCCATCATCATGAGGGAGCTTGATTACATAGCACTTCGGCCGCCGGTATACTGATTACCTACACGCATGAACAATCCAAGATCATCTAACTTACAGATTACCCGTTACTTCGATCCCATCAGCCAATTGCAGATGGTTTCTCACCCAAGCCGTGAACTGATTCAAAAACATCCGTAATTCTGGCTCTGCAACAATCTGTTGATCCAACTCTGATAAAATCCCCACCCACACTTCCTTTGTAATCGGATTCTCCCAGCAGGAATCAAGTGCCTTCAGCTCTTCTCCAGTTCGCGGGTCAGTTAAGGGAAAGGCGCTATCTAATGCAGGACGAATGTAGTCAAAGTCTTCATGATATATGAACAGCATGTTTTCCATCTCTACTTCGACCGATTTTTGTATGTATAAAGGGGATAAAACAAATCCCACATTCCGTTGCGGACCTTGATACTGGTATATGAGCGCAGGAATAGTCCTCTTTGATTTTTTAGCCATATAGAATCCTCCTGTTTCAGGCAAATCTCCTACCGATCAGAGTTCAAACCAGATTAAACCGCCATCAACCTGCCTGCTTTCCTGCTCCATCTGTTGCATCCAGCCCCGCGCCTCTTCACCCCAGATATGAAACAAACAGTAGATATACAACGATCCGTCCGCAATCTCTTCCACGCCTGAAGCCTCTTCGATCCACACTTCCAGTGCTCTAGGCCAGGAAGGATCTTCACGTTTTAATACAAAGCCGTTGGCTTGGGGTTCCAGACTATACATATCGGTAAACGTTAATGCACCTGCCAGACGCTTCACAACTTCAGGTAAAATTGCAGGCTGCGTTGTTCTGATCCCGTATTCCCAGCCCATATGTATAACCTCCTTCAGACTTCGTTTGCTCCAGATAGTTGCTTTTGTTCATGCATTTGATGGATTGAACGATCCAACCACAACTCATACCAGTCCAGAAAATGTAGTCGATTCGTATTGCCCCAATACTGATCAGGATAAATTCCATTTCGGTTGGCCCGGTCATCAACCCATATTTCTCCGTAGGAGGCTCCCTTAACGATAAGATTCATGGAAATAGCACAACCAAAATCACTGATGCGCAGCATGCCTGCTGACCATTTTGGATCAAGATATTCATGTTCCAGCGCCTCCCACTCTTCTTCTTCCTTGCTGTCATCGAACCAGTCATAGTTCCAGTTCCATGCTTCCGTGAATTGAAAAGGGTCCGAGATCGCATTCAGCTCATCATCATAACCCAGCACAGCGTATACGCCGTCATCCGGGTTTTCCAGACCATAATAAGGTCCTGCACCACC belongs to Paenibacillus sp. FSL H8-0079 and includes:
- a CDS encoding ATP-binding protein; the protein is MNSMISDFLVVYSKQIIIRSASLIEFVFCIFILTLPYQKSKGFWLKLCIMANLAIPLLLLVSYMNYHYPYLFPGVISTVVYLFVLSALCLLFKENFSELLFCLCGGIAIQMIVGRFYEIFIIVFKQNPYETLSPFKEMVPLRDWLVYSLTHCIFSISLALLFRRNKVYEHDRSNKVLIVIFSLIFIFVTVIINSLSRSFEGENSILDFIIRIFSILYALLTLLFRTRILETSKLKQDLLIMDELLYVEKKQFDNMRSEIELINMKCHDLRQQLSNISYKLTHQELESLNAAIEVYDTSLKTGSDILDVILYKKQLYCEKNQIRMSCMADGRCLSFISPTHLYSLLSNGIENALEAVQSVTHDKKRTISIAIGNESGIISIHITNYFNSDLIIRDDVIQTNKKNTDRHGFGIKSMRHITEQYNGTLTFHTDEDIFYLHIYFPRY
- a CDS encoding DUF4179 domain-containing protein; translated protein: MTTNPEEKALLADAYQVKREKQHWNPADTTAAIQRGLAKARTKRSGRTVRIKWITAVLVTVLAAGWFLIGPLGNYGQQTATYTEPVTHWGVLEPFRGRLTSDMERATITSTLNNGYVQLVDQTVTSGIYQFTVNAVMADENRITVLYTARTDASQEIYSIVNTKMTDARTGYVLDNGNIGGVHFSNDKHTIYGRNTIERNRNKPLPEQVNLQFQLSSVVPDVVEYSENGEKERKYQFSKKMNLSFALDPKFSIPKTEILNVNRTFTVGGYEVMLSEVELSPLVTRVRFVFEPEQEIDYKTKLLISEVVQPLEIVTTTKNGKQTNLSMVSGGATGDGMMYSFSSNLLDNPKSMILKLRGKPDKVYDDLQEAKNDELGIKIK
- a CDS encoding sigma-70 family RNA polymerase sigma factor, coding for METKAEMNQRIYVQTEDETAFVQSIMEHQDTLISIAYSYLRNRQDALEAVQEMTCRAWIKRRTLNNEKAFKSWIIRILIYVCIDEQRRRKRATPLAKEDIEDSIPASWMISVDDNRIAMESLLQKVKPKYRHVLLLKYYNDMTLTDIASILGKPEGTIKTWQHKGLQQLRKLMKNRRDWHDH
- a CDS encoding SMI1/KNR4 family protein encodes the protein MYNVQLERMREKLITLRSLDPDLDLFGAENHEYEMEPVWTQEDITQFEQKWRIELPEEYKAWLLHMGTGGAGPYYGLENPDDGVYAVLGYDDELNAISDPFQFTEAWNWNYDWFDDSKEEEEWEALEHEYLDPKWSAGMLRISDFGCAISMNLIVKGASYGEIWVDDRANRNGIYPDQYWGNTNRLHFLDWYELWLDRSIHQMHEQKQLSGANEV